A region of Haliotis asinina isolate JCU_RB_2024 chromosome 7, JCU_Hal_asi_v2, whole genome shotgun sequence DNA encodes the following proteins:
- the LOC137291431 gene encoding protein SREK1IP1-like isoform X2, whose protein sequence is MQSDIQGLIAKFTNKTNEGVRPACQRCGYAGHLTYQCRNFIKADPNKDILLDVSSTSSDSSDENFVSPLTQLKKAEDKKNVKKKHKVKDKRDRHKKTKKKRSRSRSPVKSKKKRHKKDKKRHKHRQKTDSDTDTDSDSDTDSDSEPDSEPRYRKSRRKHKKHHKHKHGKQIRKSERDSSYSD, encoded by the exons ATGCAAAGTGACATTCAAG GGTTGATTGCCAAGTTCACCAATAAGACCAATGAAGGTGTACGGCCAGCCTGTCAGCGGTGCGGCTATG CTGGCCACTTGACGTACCAGTGCCGGAACTTCATTAAAGCTGACCCGAACAAGGACATCCTCCTGGATGTGAGCAGCACCAGCTCTGACTCAAGTGATGAAAACTTTGTGTCTCCTCTCACACAGCTCAAGAAAGCAG AGGACAAGAAGAACGTGAAAAAGAAGCACAAAGTGAAAGATAAGCGTGACAGACACAAGAAGACAAAGAAGAAGAG GTCAAGGTCAAGATCTCCTGTAAAGTCAAAGAAGAAGAGGCACAAAAAAGACAAGAAAAGACATAAACACAGACAGAAGACTGACTCAGATACAGACACTGATTCTGATTCAGACACTGACTCAGACAGTGAGCCTGACTCTGAGCCACGTTATAGAAAGTCACGCAGGAAGCATAAGAAacatcataaacataaacacgGCAAGCAGATCCGAAAGTCTGAGAGAGACAGCTCCTACAGTGATTGA
- the LOC137291431 gene encoding protein SREK1IP1-like isoform X1, whose translation MQSDIQGLIAKFTNKTNEGVRPACQRCGYAGHLTYQCRNFIKADPNKDILLDVSSTSSDSSDENFVSPLTQLKKAGEIQKNVKKKHKVKDKRDRHKKTKKKRSRSRSPVKSKKKRHKKDKKRHKHRQKTDSDTDTDSDSDTDSDSEPDSEPRYRKSRRKHKKHHKHKHGKQIRKSERDSSYSD comes from the exons ATGCAAAGTGACATTCAAG GGTTGATTGCCAAGTTCACCAATAAGACCAATGAAGGTGTACGGCCAGCCTGTCAGCGGTGCGGCTATG CTGGCCACTTGACGTACCAGTGCCGGAACTTCATTAAAGCTGACCCGAACAAGGACATCCTCCTGGATGTGAGCAGCACCAGCTCTGACTCAAGTGATGAAAACTTTGTGTCTCCTCTCACACAGCTCAAGAAAGCAGGTGAGATTCAA AAGAACGTGAAAAAGAAGCACAAAGTGAAAGATAAGCGTGACAGACACAAGAAGACAAAGAAGAAGAG GTCAAGGTCAAGATCTCCTGTAAAGTCAAAGAAGAAGAGGCACAAAAAAGACAAGAAAAGACATAAACACAGACAGAAGACTGACTCAGATACAGACACTGATTCTGATTCAGACACTGACTCAGACAGTGAGCCTGACTCTGAGCCACGTTATAGAAAGTCACGCAGGAAGCATAAGAAacatcataaacataaacacgGCAAGCAGATCCGAAAGTCTGAGAGAGACAGCTCCTACAGTGATTGA